One stretch of Pedobacter riviphilus DNA includes these proteins:
- a CDS encoding BrxA/BrxB family bacilliredoxin: MYPEYLVEPMRKELTNVGFQELKNAADVDQAIKGEGTVLVVVNSVCGCAAANARPAARAAAAHEKHPDKLVTVFAGMEKEAVDQARNYMMPFPPSSPAMALFKDGKLVHMIERHQIEGRPAQMIADNLIGAFEQYC, translated from the coding sequence ATGTATCCAGAATATTTAGTAGAACCAATGCGTAAGGAATTAACCAACGTTGGTTTTCAAGAATTAAAAAACGCAGCAGACGTAGATCAAGCTATTAAAGGCGAAGGAACTGTGTTGGTAGTAGTAAACTCGGTTTGTGGTTGTGCGGCAGCAAATGCACGACCAGCGGCTAGAGCAGCAGCAGCACACGAAAAACACCCTGATAAATTGGTTACTGTTTTTGCAGGAATGGAAAAAGAAGCAGTAGATCAGGCAAGAAATTACATGATGCCTTTTCCTCCATCTTCTCCGGCAATGGCTTTATTTAAAGATGGTAAATTGGTTCACATGATCGAGCGTCACCAGATTGAAGGCAGACCAGCACAAATGATCGCTGATAACCTGATCGGTGCTTTTGAGCAATACTGCTAA
- the cdaA gene encoding diadenylate cyclase CdaA, whose product MKGLDFDFVKFTITDVVDIVLVALLIYYVYTLIRNTLAVNLLVGMLIIAIFYRIVDALHMKLLTAIIEKFMSVGIIALIVIFHPEIRRFLLLIGKNAFLQKNKAWWGYLFGRKEIERNNLARIKPIIDACKSMKKTRTGALMVFVKFYDEQFFANSCELVDSKISKRLLESIFQKNSPLHDGAVVISENKIKSASCILPLTDNDQLPSQFGLRHRAGIGVSETTDAVAVIISEETGEISYAKQGRVRMNVSFGELEKLLNKDF is encoded by the coding sequence ATGAAAGGATTAGATTTTGATTTTGTAAAATTCACCATTACCGATGTGGTTGACATTGTGCTTGTGGCACTTTTAATCTATTACGTTTATACCTTAATCCGCAATACCTTAGCTGTTAACTTGCTGGTTGGAATGCTTATTATCGCAATATTCTATCGTATTGTTGATGCTTTGCACATGAAGCTACTTACAGCCATCATCGAGAAATTTATGAGTGTGGGGATTATTGCTTTGATTGTGATCTTCCACCCAGAGATCAGGCGTTTCCTTTTACTGATCGGAAAAAATGCTTTTTTACAAAAGAATAAAGCCTGGTGGGGATATTTATTTGGCCGAAAAGAGATTGAAAGAAATAATTTAGCCCGTATAAAACCAATTATCGACGCCTGTAAAAGCATGAAGAAAACGCGTACGGGAGCATTAATGGTATTTGTTAAATTTTACGATGAGCAGTTTTTTGCCAATAGCTGTGAGCTTGTTGACTCCAAAATATCGAAGCGCTTGTTGGAAAGTATCTTTCAGAAAAACAGTCCGCTGCATGATGGTGCTGTAGTTATTTCTGAAAACAAAATTAAAAGTGCCAGTTGTATTTTGCCTTTAACGGATAACGACCAGTTACCTTCACAGTTTGGTTTAAGGCACCGCGCGGGTATTGGTGTTTCTGAAACAACTGATGCTGTTGCGGTAATTATCTCAGAAGAAACTGGAGAAATATCTTATGCCAAACAAGGCAGGGTAAGAATGAATGTTTCTTTCGGAGAACTAGAGAAATTGCTCAATAAGGATTTTTAG
- a CDS encoding four helix bundle protein: protein MHIYSFEKLETWQKARLLRKDIYNLTRKFPKEEVFGLTSQIKRSASSIGDCLAEGSARITPKDKAHFITMSYSSAIETINHVIGAYDLEYINEEEYISFRLKLDELTNKLNALRKSILKN from the coding sequence ATGCATATTTACTCATTTGAAAAATTAGAGACCTGGCAAAAAGCCAGGTTGCTCAGAAAAGACATTTATAATTTGACCAGGAAATTCCCAAAGGAGGAGGTATTTGGTTTAACAAGTCAGATCAAAAGATCTGCAAGCAGTATTGGAGATTGCTTAGCAGAAGGTTCAGCGAGAATTACGCCTAAGGATAAGGCACATTTTATAACAATGTCTTATTCAAGTGCAATCGAAACCATCAACCATGTTATTGGTGCATATGACCTTGAATATATCAATGAAGAAGAATATATTTCATTTCGACTAAAACTTGATGAATTAACCAACAAATTAAATGCTTTGCGCAAATCGATATTAAAAAATTAG
- the folP gene encoding dihydropteroate synthase gives MAEKNFFEPRQSLNIKGKLIDLSSPKVMGILNITPDSFYSNSRTKSIDEALTKAAQFLDEGATFIDIGGYSSRPGAKDISTNEEVDRLVPVVESLVKTFPEAVISIDTFRAKVAQETISAGAHIINDIAAGDMDEQMFETVAKLQVPYIIMHMQGTPQNMQQNPVYNNVLLEVIDYLAKKVAALKALHVHDVIIDPGFGFGKTIEHNYGLLKQLEAFKIFKLPILVGFSRKGMIYKTLGTTAAEALNGTTVLNTIALQKGASILRVHDVKEAVECVKLVGMLG, from the coding sequence ATGGCAGAAAAAAACTTTTTTGAGCCCAGACAAAGCTTAAACATTAAAGGTAAGCTTATCGATTTAAGCAGCCCAAAAGTAATGGGTATTTTAAATATCACCCCCGATTCTTTTTACAGTAATAGCCGCACAAAATCGATTGACGAAGCTTTAACCAAAGCAGCCCAATTTCTAGATGAGGGTGCTACATTTATTGATATCGGCGGATACTCATCAAGGCCTGGCGCCAAAGATATTTCTACCAATGAAGAGGTTGACCGCTTGGTACCTGTGGTAGAAAGTTTAGTAAAAACATTTCCGGAAGCAGTTATTTCTATCGATACTTTCAGGGCGAAAGTTGCTCAGGAAACCATTTCTGCCGGAGCGCATATCATTAACGATATTGCCGCTGGCGACATGGATGAACAGATGTTCGAGACAGTAGCCAAGCTGCAGGTACCCTACATCATTATGCACATGCAAGGTACGCCTCAAAATATGCAGCAAAATCCAGTTTATAACAATGTACTGCTAGAAGTAATTGATTATCTGGCGAAAAAAGTTGCCGCCCTTAAAGCCCTGCACGTCCATGATGTAATTATCGACCCTGGTTTTGGCTTCGGAAAAACGATCGAGCATAATTACGGACTACTTAAACAGCTGGAGGCTTTTAAAATTTTCAAACTTCCTATTTTAGTGGGTTTCTCGCGTAAAGGAATGATTTATAAAACGCTTGGTACTACAGCAGCAGAAGCGCTGAACGGAACCACGGTACTTAATACTATTGCGCTGCAGAAAGGTGCCAGTATTTTGAGGGTACATGATGTTAAGGAAGCGGTGGAGTGTGTGAAGTTAGTTGGGATGTTGGGCTAG
- a CDS encoding DUF1599 domain-containing protein, which translates to MAQTNTSTEFDEVIAVCRSLFLKKTKDYGTAWRILRPSSITDQIFIKAQRIRTLEEKKVSKVGEGVISEYIGIVNYCIIAMMQLELTENDPNEMPYAEVEKRFEEKVTETKDLMFAKNHDYGEAWRDMRISSLTDLILMKIFRVKQIEDNEGQTLASEGVNANYQDMLNYSVFALIKLGVK; encoded by the coding sequence TTGGCACAAACAAATACCTCTACCGAATTTGATGAAGTGATTGCAGTTTGCAGATCATTATTTTTAAAAAAGACTAAAGATTATGGCACTGCATGGCGGATATTGAGGCCAAGTTCGATCACTGATCAGATTTTTATTAAAGCGCAGCGCATCCGTACTTTGGAGGAAAAAAAAGTGAGCAAGGTGGGAGAGGGTGTAATATCTGAATACATCGGAATTGTAAACTATTGTATTATCGCCATGATGCAGCTCGAATTGACTGAAAATGACCCGAATGAAATGCCTTATGCCGAAGTTGAAAAAAGGTTTGAAGAAAAGGTAACTGAAACCAAAGATTTAATGTTTGCCAAAAATCACGATTATGGTGAGGCTTGGCGCGATATGCGCATTAGCTCATTAACAGACTTGATTTTGATGAAAATTTTTAGGGTTAAACAGATAGAAGATAACGAAGGACAAACCCTGGCTTCAGAAGGTGTTAATGCGAATTATCAGGATATGCTGAACTATTCGGTTTTCGCGCTGATTAAACTCGGTGTTAAATAA
- a CDS encoding BT_3928 family protein → MRNILLRFSRIFVGALFIFSGLIKANDPLGFGYKLQEYFEVFHMNFLSGMATGIAILLCTLEIVLGALLLLGFWSKKVAWGLLLLIIFFTLLTFISAAFKVVTSCGCFGDAIPLTPWQSFSKDLILLALIIVIFLNKNLIQPLFKKETIQRNIAIAVTAVSLGFGLYTYNVLPIIDFLPYKVGAHLPSLMVIPPGEKPDEFEIMYHLKNKKTNEEKDMSDKAYLKTEIWKDNNWEIIGEPAKRLVKKGFEPKIKDLNITDASGTDYTKELIENPYYNLIFVAYDLHSTNEAAIGKLNALALNATQQFNIRTVLLTSNSAQDAQAFIKKNNLFSEVFYADAVPLKSMVRANPGVLLMKNGVVINKWHFHNVPTFDQLSRKYFDK, encoded by the coding sequence ATGCGAAACATACTTTTAAGATTCTCCAGGATTTTTGTCGGTGCTTTATTCATATTTTCAGGACTAATTAAAGCGAACGATCCACTTGGCTTTGGCTATAAACTACAGGAATATTTTGAAGTTTTTCACATGAATTTCCTGAGTGGGATGGCCACTGGTATTGCCATTTTACTTTGTACTTTAGAAATTGTTCTCGGCGCCTTATTGCTATTGGGTTTCTGGAGTAAAAAAGTAGCCTGGGGTTTATTGCTTCTCATTATCTTTTTTACCTTGCTAACATTCATATCTGCAGCGTTCAAAGTAGTGACCAGTTGTGGCTGTTTTGGCGATGCCATTCCACTTACCCCTTGGCAATCGTTCAGTAAAGACCTGATCCTGTTGGCGCTGATCATTGTTATTTTCTTAAACAAGAACCTGATCCAGCCTTTATTCAAAAAAGAAACTATTCAAAGAAATATTGCTATTGCCGTAACGGCTGTTTCATTAGGTTTTGGCTTGTATACTTACAATGTTTTGCCGATTATCGATTTTCTGCCTTATAAGGTTGGTGCACATCTTCCATCATTAATGGTGATTCCTCCTGGAGAAAAACCAGATGAATTTGAGATCATGTATCACCTCAAGAACAAGAAAACCAATGAAGAGAAAGATATGAGCGATAAAGCCTATCTTAAAACAGAGATCTGGAAAGATAACAATTGGGAAATTATAGGTGAACCGGCTAAAAGACTCGTTAAAAAAGGCTTTGAGCCTAAAATCAAAGACCTGAACATTACTGATGCTTCGGGCACTGATTATACCAAAGAACTGATCGAAAATCCATACTACAATTTAATTTTTGTGGCTTACGATCTTCACTCAACCAATGAAGCCGCTATTGGTAAACTAAACGCCTTGGCCTTAAACGCTACACAGCAGTTTAATATCCGTACGGTATTGCTTACTTCCAATTCGGCTCAGGATGCACAGGCCTTTATCAAAAAGAACAACCTGTTTTCGGAGGTTTTTTATGCCGATGCCGTACCTTTAAAAAGTATGGTAAGGGCAAATCCTGGTGTTTTATTGATGAAGAACGGAGTCGTGATCAATAAATGGCATTTTCATAACGTTCCCACCTTCGACCAACTCAGCCGAAAATATTTCGATAAATAA
- a CDS encoding ABC transporter permease — protein MIGYALKKLMYGLLVMGGVILVVFVLFNILPGDPARMTMGQRADVQSLEAVRKEFGLDRSKPVQFVLYINDLSPISILDNDSTNQQKYHYAKLLTLDKKALVIKWPYLRSSYQTKRDVTAILSETVPNTFILALTAMIFATIIGVFLGVLSAVYKDSWIDKSANAFAILGISAPSFFAGIIIAWLFGFVLSNYTGLKMSGSLYSYDPFNGEVLTLRNLWLPMITLGLRPLAIIVQLTRSAMLDVLAQDYIRTARAKGLSRNTIIYKHALKNAMNPVITAISGWFASLLAGSFFVEYIFGYNGLGRTTVTALEMSDFPVVMGSILFIAFVFVVINILVDILYAYVDPRVKLS, from the coding sequence ATGATCGGATACGCACTAAAAAAACTGATGTATGGGCTGCTGGTAATGGGCGGCGTAATATTGGTTGTTTTTGTGCTGTTTAATATTTTGCCTGGCGACCCTGCACGGATGACGATGGGACAAAGAGCCGATGTACAATCGCTCGAAGCCGTTCGTAAAGAATTTGGTTTAGACCGATCCAAACCTGTTCAGTTTGTTTTATACATTAACGATTTATCGCCAATTAGTATTCTGGATAATGATAGCACCAATCAACAGAAATATCATTATGCAAAACTGCTGACTTTGGATAAAAAGGCACTGGTGATTAAATGGCCTTATCTCCGTAGTTCTTACCAGACCAAACGCGATGTAACTGCTATACTTTCGGAAACAGTACCGAATACTTTTATCCTGGCTTTAACAGCAATGATTTTTGCCACAATAATTGGTGTCTTTTTGGGTGTGCTTTCAGCAGTTTATAAAGATTCGTGGATCGATAAATCGGCTAATGCATTTGCCATTCTGGGCATATCTGCACCTTCCTTTTTTGCTGGGATTATTATTGCCTGGCTGTTTGGTTTTGTGTTGAGCAACTATACAGGCCTAAAAATGAGCGGCAGCTTATATTCTTACGATCCCTTTAATGGTGAAGTATTAACTTTAAGAAACCTGTGGTTGCCGATGATTACCCTTGGCTTAAGGCCTTTGGCTATTATTGTACAGTTAACCAGAAGTGCAATGCTGGATGTTTTGGCACAGGATTATATCAGGACTGCCAGAGCTAAAGGCTTAAGTAGAAATACTATAATTTATAAACACGCTTTAAAGAATGCCATGAATCCGGTAATTACAGCCATTTCAGGGTGGTTCGCCTCGTTGCTGGCTGGTTCTTTTTTTGTAGAGTATATTTTTGGCTATAATGGCTTAGGAAGGACAACAGTAACGGCCTTAGAAATGTCCGATTTTCCGGTCGTAATGGGATCTATTCTTTTTATCGCTTTCGTGTTTGTAGTCATCAACATTCTGGTTGATATTTTATATGCTTATGTCGATCCCAGGGTTAAATTAAGTTAA
- a CDS encoding DinB family protein: MQEEEIINYTELADGRIVEIFKQATIELPDAERLFSHVLNAQHIWAQRISGKKPLYGVWDIHPKEDFESLSSDNFKLLREALNHHPLDKRILYSNSSGDQYENRIDEILFHLFNHSTYHRGQVVTLFKKAGFTPPVTDYIMLKRDHLL, translated from the coding sequence ATGCAAGAAGAAGAAATCATCAATTATACCGAGCTTGCTGATGGCCGGATTGTCGAAATATTTAAACAGGCAACAATTGAATTGCCAGATGCGGAACGCTTATTTAGTCATGTGCTTAATGCACAGCACATTTGGGCGCAACGGATTTCGGGCAAAAAACCACTCTACGGCGTTTGGGATATTCACCCAAAAGAAGATTTTGAAAGCCTTTCTTCGGATAATTTTAAACTACTCAGGGAGGCATTGAATCATCATCCTTTAGATAAACGTATTTTATATAGTAATTCGAGCGGCGATCAATATGAAAACCGGATAGATGAGATTTTATTTCATTTATTTAATCATTCTACTTATCATCGCGGACAGGTTGTAACTTTATTTAAAAAAGCAGGTTTTACACCACCTGTAACCGATTATATTATGTTAAAACGCGACCATTTATTATAG
- a CDS encoding shikimate kinase has product MKIFLIGYMGCGKSTKAKQLAHRLECPVIDLDAEIVSKTGKTIAEYFAEYGESGFRNYESEMLKTYDYPETCVVATGGGLPCFFDNMEWMNAHGETVYLQMEPAALVSRLHNRQKRPLIKDLDDEQLLLFIKEKLEERDPFYTQAKIIVDAFDLDGEKLAEAIQKNR; this is encoded by the coding sequence ATGAAAATTTTCCTTATCGGATATATGGGCTGCGGCAAAAGCACCAAAGCAAAGCAATTGGCACACCGTTTAGAATGCCCTGTGATAGATCTTGACGCCGAAATTGTTTCGAAAACCGGTAAAACCATTGCCGAATACTTTGCTGAATATGGAGAAAGTGGTTTTAGGAATTACGAAAGCGAAATGCTTAAAACATACGATTATCCTGAAACCTGTGTGGTGGCTACCGGAGGTGGATTGCCATGTTTTTTTGATAATATGGAATGGATGAATGCGCATGGAGAAACGGTTTACCTGCAAATGGAGCCTGCTGCTTTGGTTTCACGTTTACATAATCGCCAAAAGCGCCCGTTGATTAAAGATTTAGATGATGAACAGCTTTTATTGTTTATTAAAGAGAAACTCGAAGAACGCGATCCTTTTTACACCCAGGCAAAGATCATTGTAGATGCATTTGATCTGGATGGGGAGAAGTTAGCGGAAGCGATTCAGAAGAATCGTTAA
- the crtD gene encoding 1-hydroxycarotenoid 3,4-desaturase CrtD encodes MPKPKAIIIGAGIAGIACAIRLAVKGYDVDVFEANSKPGGKLGEIKMNGFRFDAGPSLFTMPQYVDELFKLAGKNPEDYFGYLKLKEICRYFYEDGLRLNASADLDEFAKEIEEKTNTTATEVQRYLKKSETIYEVTHRVFLERSLHKIKSYLHWDTLKSIFRFGQIDAFRTQAKANQSFFKDERITQLFNRYATYNGSDPYQAPATLNVIPHFEYHFGAFLPKEGMYGIVRALIKLAEELGIRLHYNQKVEEIIYSNNPKPEVKGVKVNDKTYKADAVISNLDIWFTYKNLLKGIAEPKKLLNQERSSSALIFYWGMDGSYSDLGLHNIFFTEDYQKEFNAIWKDKTISNDPTVYINISSKHIRGDAPIDNENWFVMINVPANNGQNWDQLIKVAKANIIKKVSRILNRNIEKDIICEQILDPRSIESKTGSYQGSLYGNSSNNQFSAFLRHSNFSSKVKNLYFCGGSVHPGGGIPLALLSAKIIDDGFRV; translated from the coding sequence ATGCCTAAACCAAAAGCCATAATTATCGGTGCCGGAATTGCGGGAATTGCATGTGCCATTCGCCTCGCGGTAAAAGGTTATGATGTTGATGTTTTTGAAGCTAATTCAAAACCTGGGGGTAAGCTAGGGGAAATAAAAATGAATGGTTTTAGGTTTGATGCCGGCCCAAGCCTCTTTACTATGCCGCAATATGTGGACGAACTTTTTAAACTGGCAGGCAAAAATCCTGAAGATTATTTTGGATATCTAAAACTAAAAGAAATTTGTCGTTATTTCTACGAGGATGGCCTAAGGCTAAATGCAAGCGCAGATCTGGATGAATTTGCTAAGGAAATAGAAGAAAAAACCAATACAACCGCAACGGAAGTTCAGCGATATTTAAAAAAAAGCGAAACAATCTATGAAGTTACCCATCGGGTATTTTTAGAAAGAAGTCTGCATAAAATTAAAAGCTACCTACATTGGGATACCTTAAAATCTATATTCCGTTTTGGCCAGATTGATGCTTTTAGAACGCAGGCAAAGGCTAACCAATCATTTTTTAAAGACGAAAGGATAACACAGCTTTTTAACCGTTATGCCACCTATAACGGATCTGATCCCTATCAGGCACCGGCCACATTGAATGTAATTCCACATTTCGAGTATCATTTTGGCGCTTTTCTTCCCAAAGAAGGAATGTATGGCATTGTTAGGGCTTTGATCAAATTGGCTGAAGAATTAGGTATAAGGCTTCACTACAATCAAAAGGTGGAAGAAATTATATATTCTAATAATCCTAAACCCGAAGTAAAAGGTGTAAAAGTTAACGACAAAACCTACAAAGCGGATGCAGTGATCTCTAATCTTGATATCTGGTTTACGTATAAAAACCTACTTAAAGGCATTGCTGAACCTAAGAAATTATTAAATCAGGAACGTAGCAGTTCAGCGTTGATTTTTTACTGGGGTATGGATGGCAGTTATAGTGACTTAGGCCTGCACAATATTTTCTTTACTGAAGATTATCAAAAGGAATTTAATGCCATTTGGAAAGATAAAACCATTAGCAACGACCCAACAGTGTACATTAACATCAGCAGTAAGCATATCAGGGGTGATGCACCTATTGACAATGAAAACTGGTTTGTAATGATAAACGTTCCTGCCAACAATGGCCAAAATTGGGATCAATTGATTAAGGTAGCGAAAGCGAATATTATTAAAAAGGTGAGCCGAATTTTAAACAGAAATATTGAAAAAGATATTATCTGTGAGCAGATTTTAGACCCAAGAAGCATCGAAAGCAAAACCGGTTCTTATCAAGGTTCTCTGTATGGTAACAGTTCTAACAATCAGTTTTCTGCGTTTTTACGACACTCTAATTTCAGCTCAAAAGTTAAAAATTTATATTTCTGTGGAGGTAGTGTCCATCCAGGCGGAGGAATTCCCCTCGCATTGTTATCGGCGAAGATAATTGATGATGGGTTTAGGGTTTAA
- a CDS encoding M28 family peptidase, producing the protein MKTKILFALLFAGLGCYAQNSTGEYFRLTRAGFVEKNAYQTTAFVEKYFRVPGNKGFNASIHYVENILKKAGFIEQKQNEFEAPLTYRIEKRAMKNNTWEPVDANIDIVGETKPLISFKTNRNMIPINCGSTPADGVTANVVYIEKIVPTEIEKMDLKGKILFSENNPSRLLQIATKAGAIGVLGYSMPKYTQPEIHQTSIQFGSMKANSEVWTLLLSYAAKEKLKAACLKGEAKLKVNIQTKIYPSEELTIIANVKGSINPDERFVFSAHVQEPGANDNASGVGTLAEMARLTAALYQAKKINPKRTLTFLWGDEIVSTRRYITEDTTRAKGIMWGMSLDMVGEDTKKTGGSFLIEKMPDPSAIWTRGTDKHTEWGAGDVSEKDLFPHYFNDFTFDICKAQGKFANWTVNYNPFEGGSDHTPFLQNKIPGLLMWHFTDVFYHTDNDRIDKVSPTEMKNVGISGLTAAYTLISADENTAAATVSQVKADALKRLKTEFELSKKAIANGKAANDEKHIIEVWCKWYVDALATINKMPVKAETTRVGSAIKFATNEIEKQTKVYLAELK; encoded by the coding sequence ATGAAAACGAAGATACTTTTTGCACTGCTTTTTGCGGGATTGGGATGTTACGCACAAAATTCGACAGGTGAATATTTCAGGCTCACGCGCGCGGGCTTTGTCGAAAAAAATGCTTACCAGACCACTGCTTTTGTAGAAAAATACTTTCGCGTACCCGGTAACAAAGGCTTTAATGCCAGTATCCATTATGTAGAAAATATTCTTAAAAAGGCTGGTTTTATAGAACAGAAGCAGAATGAGTTTGAAGCCCCTTTAACTTATCGCATCGAAAAAAGAGCGATGAAAAACAACACTTGGGAACCCGTTGATGCTAATATTGATATTGTTGGAGAAACAAAACCACTCATTTCTTTTAAAACCAACCGCAACATGATCCCCATCAACTGCGGCTCAACTCCTGCAGATGGCGTTACGGCCAATGTGGTTTATATCGAAAAAATAGTTCCAACGGAAATAGAAAAGATGGATTTAAAAGGGAAAATTCTGTTTTCGGAAAATAATCCATCACGTTTACTTCAAATAGCGACCAAAGCCGGAGCGATTGGTGTTTTAGGCTATTCCATGCCAAAATATACCCAGCCAGAAATCCATCAAACTTCCATCCAGTTCGGCAGCATGAAAGCCAATAGCGAAGTATGGACATTGTTGCTATCGTATGCAGCGAAAGAAAAATTAAAAGCCGCTTGTCTAAAAGGTGAAGCCAAATTGAAAGTGAATATTCAGACTAAAATTTATCCTTCAGAAGAATTAACCATTATTGCAAATGTTAAAGGAAGTATAAATCCTGATGAACGTTTTGTATTTAGTGCGCATGTTCAAGAGCCTGGCGCAAATGATAATGCCAGTGGCGTTGGCACATTAGCAGAAATGGCAAGATTAACAGCAGCATTATATCAGGCAAAAAAGATAAATCCGAAGCGTACACTCACTTTTTTATGGGGCGACGAAATTGTATCCACAAGAAGATACATTACCGAAGATACCACCCGGGCCAAAGGCATTATGTGGGGAATGAGTTTAGATATGGTTGGCGAAGACACTAAAAAAACCGGTGGTTCATTTCTGATTGAGAAAATGCCCGATCCATCGGCCATTTGGACAAGGGGTACTGATAAACATACCGAATGGGGTGCAGGGGATGTTAGTGAAAAAGATCTTTTCCCACATTATTTTAATGATTTTACTTTCGATATCTGTAAGGCACAAGGCAAATTTGCGAACTGGACGGTTAACTATAATCCTTTTGAAGGTGGTAGCGACCATACACCATTCTTGCAAAATAAAATTCCGGGACTACTGATGTGGCACTTTACCGATGTGTTCTACCATACCGATAATGACAGGATTGATAAAGTTTCGCCAACCGAAATGAAAAATGTTGGGATAAGTGGTTTAACGGCTGCTTATACTTTAATTTCTGCAGACGAAAACACAGCTGCGGCTACTGTTTCGCAAGTTAAAGCAGATGCTTTGAAGCGCTTAAAAACCGAATTTGAGTTGAGCAAAAAAGCAATTGCGAATGGAAAAGCAGCAAACGATGAAAAGCATATTATCGAGGTTTGGTGCAAATGGTATGTTGATGCGCTGGCAACCATTAATAAAATGCCAGTAAAAGCAGAAACCACCAGAGTTGGTTCGGCCATTAAGTTTGCTACCAACGAGATCGAAAAACAAACCAAAGTGTATTTAGCGGAATTGAAGTAG
- a CDS encoding DUF5694 domain-containing protein encodes MILLKPTILILFLLSAPQLFAQSAATKKAVKRLDEILERNKPVAEVLLLGTFHFAGEKVDENTTPENLRINMLSDERQHEIQRLVTRVSAFRPTKIAIEVSPTREKYYDSLYSEYKLGHKLAGKGIDTADETFQLGFRLAKMLGHEKIYPIDAQPFRFKLSPQDSVLTFEKFSSQRDTSYAYWQKKYDSEKRFQDTLKFRLPLNEYLQYLNAPQKRASSIGMWLITTKKGDNPHPIGADGFITRYFNRNVRIYSNVQRITNGKHERILVIYGATHMYLLNQIFTASPEYKVVDVMKYLN; translated from the coding sequence ATGATATTGCTTAAACCTACCATTCTCATTCTTTTCTTACTTTCTGCACCGCAACTTTTTGCTCAATCAGCAGCAACTAAAAAAGCTGTTAAGCGATTGGATGAAATCTTGGAAAGAAATAAGCCTGTGGCCGAAGTTTTGCTCTTGGGTACGTTTCATTTTGCTGGCGAAAAGGTTGATGAGAATACCACTCCTGAAAACCTGAGGATAAATATGCTTAGTGATGAAAGACAGCATGAGATCCAACGGCTTGTAACAAGGGTATCAGCGTTTAGGCCAACCAAAATTGCCATCGAGGTGTCGCCTACCAGAGAAAAATATTACGATTCTCTTTATTCTGAATATAAACTAGGGCATAAATTAGCGGGGAAAGGTATTGATACTGCAGATGAGACATTCCAATTGGGTTTTAGGCTTGCAAAGATGCTCGGCCATGAAAAAATTTACCCCATAGATGCGCAGCCCTTCCGTTTTAAGCTAAGCCCTCAGGACTCGGTTTTGACCTTTGAAAAATTCAGCAGCCAGAGGGATACATCCTATGCTTATTGGCAGAAAAAATATGATTCTGAAAAACGTTTTCAAGATACCCTTAAGTTTCGTTTGCCGCTAAACGAATATTTGCAATATTTAAATGCACCTCAGAAAAGGGCTTCGAGCATTGGAATGTGGCTCATCACGACAAAAAAAGGAGATAACCCACATCCTATAGGAGCCGATGGGTTTATCACGCGTTATTTCAATAGGAATGTTAGGATATATTCAAATGTACAACGCATTACCAATGGAAAACACGAACGCATACTTGTGATTTATGGTGCCACCCATATGTACCTGCTCAATCAAATTTTTACCGCAAGTCCAGAATATAAGGTCGTCGACGTTATGAAGTACCTAAATTGA